The proteins below come from a single Blattabacterium cuenoti genomic window:
- the gcvT gene encoding glycine cleavage system aminomethyltransferase GcvT yields the protein MKNFFKTSLYDTHIKLGAKMINYSGFYMPLQYTSSIKEHIYVRKYSGIFDVSHMGKLIIKGKSSKDFIQRLTTNDLNEIKIGMAQYTCLINNKGGIIDDLIIYQLNKYEYLLIVNAINIEKNKNWIINNIKLLKYEKLELIDISNNNSLLSIQGPLSMYYIKQLTSIPLEQIHFYHFRIGKICGIDNILISRTGYTGSIGFEILVSNKYVKEIWNQIINIGNGKIIPCGIASRDSLRLEMGYRLYGKDISEKITPIESGLSWIVKFTKKFISREILEKQKKTGFHKKFISFFIRKEDNFIPRNGYSLVDKNKNKVGIITSGNYSPILKKCIGLGYLFKNDNEENLLFIIARGKKIPIFRKKIPFIKINNL from the coding sequence ATGAAAAATTTTTTTAAAACATCATTATATGATACTCATATAAAATTAGGTGCAAAAATGATTAATTATTCAGGATTTTATATGCCATTACAATATACATCTTCTATAAAAGAACATATATATGTAAGAAAATATTCTGGAATTTTTGATGTAAGTCATATGGGTAAATTAATTATCAAAGGAAAATCTTCAAAAGATTTTATCCAAAGATTAACCACAAATGACTTAAATGAAATAAAAATAGGAATGGCTCAATATACATGTTTAATTAATAATAAGGGTGGAATTATTGATGATTTAATTATTTATCAATTAAATAAATATGAATATTTATTAATAGTTAATGCAATAAATATTGAAAAAAATAAAAACTGGATAATTAATAATATAAAATTATTAAAATATGAAAAATTAGAACTAATTGATATTTCTAATAATAATTCTTTATTATCTATACAAGGACCATTATCCATGTATTATATTAAACAATTAACATCTATTCCTTTAGAACAAATACATTTTTATCATTTTAGAATAGGAAAAATATGTGGGATCGATAATATTTTAATATCTCGTACAGGATATACTGGATCTATAGGATTTGAAATTCTTGTATCCAATAAATATGTAAAAGAAATTTGGAATCAAATAATAAATATAGGAAATGGAAAAATTATCCCATGCGGAATTGCTAGTAGAGATTCATTAAGACTAGAAATGGGGTATAGATTATACGGAAAAGATATTTCAGAAAAAATTACTCCTATAGAATCCGGTTTATCTTGGATAGTAAAATTTACTAAAAAATTTATTTCAAGAGAAATCTTAGAAAAACAAAAAAAAACGGGATTTCATAAAAAATTTATTTCTTTTTTTATACGAAAAGAAGATAATTTTATTCCTAGAAATGGATATTCATTAGTAGATAAAAATAAAAATAAAGTAGGAATAATTACCTCTGGTAATTATTCCCCTATTTTAAAAAAATGTATAGGATTAGGATATTTATTTAAAAATGATAATGAAGAAAATTTATTATTTATTATAGCTAGAGGAAAAAAAATTCCTATTTTTAGAAAAAAAATACCTTTTATAAAAATTAATAATTTATAA
- a CDS encoding MATE family efflux transporter — MFTQFGTICIGLFDNLMVGYLGKEAIASVSLANSVFFMLIIFGLGMSMAIPPLISYADAKKNYKEVAMIFYHSMVLNFILSLVMYGLVHIFFYASPYFEQPKEIMDQTISFLKILSISFFPWIMFEIFRKFSEGLQIVYPSLIITWLAAIINVILNYLFINGYLGFPKLGFIGVAYATLISRIIMLIGISFILYLKYNKIRFYVNYLKFLTLEKTYIKKILKTGIPSGLHMLFEMGSFAVSSFISGKCGIKVLAAHQVVINLVSSTFLIITGFSITATIRISNQLALKKYYKLNKIGLAIIFMGSIVMLICSLIFIYFRNEIPYFYIKKNDYEIIPIIEKMIIIASIFQISDGIQGITIGILRGLQDFKIPMWISFFSYWIIGLPISWFLSLKMGGIGVWIGIGIGLTISSILLIIRYNIVIKNIIKYQKKISTIKKI, encoded by the coding sequence ATTTTTACCCAATTTGGGACAATATGTATAGGATTATTTGATAACCTAATGGTAGGATATCTTGGAAAAGAAGCAATTGCTTCAGTATCATTGGCAAATTCAGTTTTTTTTATGTTAATAATTTTTGGATTAGGTATGTCTATGGCTATTCCTCCATTGATTTCCTATGCAGATGCAAAAAAAAATTATAAAGAAGTTGCTATGATATTTTACCATAGTATGGTATTAAATTTTATTTTATCATTAGTTATGTATGGATTAGTACATATATTTTTTTATGCATCTCCTTATTTCGAACAACCTAAAGAAATCATGGATCAAACAATCTCCTTCCTAAAAATTTTATCCATTTCTTTTTTTCCATGGATAATGTTTGAAATATTTAGAAAATTTTCAGAAGGGTTGCAAATAGTTTATCCTAGTCTTATTATAACTTGGTTAGCGGCAATTATTAACGTAATATTAAATTATTTATTTATAAATGGATATTTAGGATTTCCTAAATTAGGTTTTATTGGGGTTGCTTATGCAACTTTAATATCAAGAATTATTATGTTAATCGGAATTTCTTTTATATTATATCTTAAATATAATAAAATTAGATTTTATGTTAATTATTTAAAATTTTTAACTTTAGAAAAAACATATATAAAAAAAATATTAAAAACTGGAATTCCATCTGGATTACATATGTTATTTGAAATGGGATCATTTGCTGTATCTTCATTTATATCAGGAAAATGCGGAATAAAAGTTTTAGCGGCTCACCAAGTGGTTATTAATCTTGTATCTTCTACTTTTCTTATAATTACAGGTTTTTCTATTACAGCTACAATCAGAATTAGTAATCAATTAGCTTTAAAAAAATATTATAAATTAAATAAAATAGGATTGGCTATTATTTTTATGGGGTCCATTGTTATGTTAATATGCAGTTTAATATTTATCTATTTTAGAAATGAAATTCCTTATTTTTATATAAAAAAAAATGATTATGAAATAATACCTATCATAGAAAAAATGATTATAATTGCTAGTATTTTTCAAATATCTGATGGAATTCAAGGGATCACTATAGGAATATTAAGAGGATTACAAGATTTTAAAATACCTATGTGGATTAGTTTTTTTTCTTATTGGATTATAGGATTACCTATCTCTTGGTTTTTATCATTAAAAATGGGTGGAATTGGTGTATGGATTGGAATAGGAATAGGATTAACCATATCATCTATATTACTTATTATAAGATATAACATAGTAATAAAAAATATTATCAAATATCAAAAAAAAATATCTACAATAAAAAAAATTTAA
- the aroC gene encoding chorismate synthase: MAGNTFGNLFKITTFGESHGEALGGIIDGCPSGINIDMKKIQFDLNRRRPGQSLIVSSRNELDKVHFLSGIFEGKTTGTPIGFIIYNKDKKSEDYKNLQNTYRPSHSDFTYEKKYGIRDYRGGGRSSARETICRVVAGSIAKQIIKNIKIISYVSSIGDISINKPYQKLNLSIDSIEKSPVRCPDSDVSKKMISKIQEIKSNGDTIGGIITCIISNVPIGIGEPVFNKLHSELGKAMLSINAVKGFEYGSGFDGTKLTGSNHNDLFFSSGKTKTNFSGGIQGGISNGMDIYFRVAFKPVASIMKKQENLDNLGKIVTNKIVGRHDPCVLPRAVPIVESMAALVLVDYWMQSKLSKYSSIL; the protein is encoded by the coding sequence ATGGCAGGAAATACTTTCGGTAATCTATTTAAAATTACGACTTTTGGAGAAAGTCATGGAGAAGCTTTAGGAGGAATAATTGATGGATGTCCTTCTGGAATAAACATTGATATGAAAAAAATTCAGTTTGATTTAAATAGAAGAAGACCAGGACAATCATTGATTGTTTCTTCAAGAAATGAATTAGATAAAGTGCATTTTTTATCTGGAATATTTGAAGGAAAAACAACTGGAACTCCTATAGGATTTATTATCTATAATAAAGATAAAAAATCAGAAGATTATAAAAATTTACAAAATACTTATAGACCATCTCATTCCGATTTTACTTATGAAAAAAAATATGGAATAAGAGACTATAGAGGAGGGGGTAGATCATCCGCAAGAGAAACAATTTGCAGAGTAGTAGCTGGATCTATAGCAAAACAAATTATAAAAAATATAAAAATAATTTCTTATGTTTCCAGTATAGGAGATATATCGATAAATAAACCTTATCAAAAATTAAATCTATCTATAGATTCTATTGAAAAAAGTCCTGTAAGATGTCCTGATTCTGATGTATCAAAAAAAATGATTTCAAAAATTCAAGAAATAAAAAGTAATGGTGATACAATAGGAGGAATTATAACTTGTATAATTAGCAATGTTCCAATAGGAATTGGAGAACCAGTATTTAATAAACTTCATTCTGAATTAGGAAAAGCTATGCTATCTATTAATGCGGTAAAAGGATTTGAATATGGAAGTGGTTTTGATGGAACTAAATTAACTGGTTCTAATCATAATGATTTATTTTTTTCAAGTGGAAAAACCAAAACAAATTTTTCTGGGGGGATACAAGGTGGAATATCCAATGGAATGGATATTTATTTTAGAGTAGCTTTTAAGCCTGTAGCCAGTATAATGAAAAAACAAGAAAACCTTGATAATTTAGGAAAAATTGTTACAAACAAAATAGTAGGTAGACACGATCCTTGTGTTTTACCCAGAGCAGTTCCTATAGTTGAATCAATGGCAGCATTAGTCTTAGTAGATTATTGGATGCAATCAAAATTATCTAAATATTCTTCTATTCTATGA